Proteins encoded within one genomic window of Macaca thibetana thibetana isolate TM-01 chromosome 3, ASM2454274v1, whole genome shotgun sequence:
- the GPR37 gene encoding prosaposin receptor GPR37: MRAPGALLARMSRLLLLLLLKVSASSALGFAPASRNETCLGENCSSTVIQRRVRDVWGPGNSARDVLRARAPREEQGAAVLAAPSWDLPAAPGREPAAGRRAEASAAGPPGPPTRPPGPWRWKGARGQEPPESLGRGSPTALQLFLQISEEEEKGPRGAGISGRSQEQSVKTVPGANDLFYWPRRAGKLQGSHHKPPPKTANGPAGHEGRTIALPGRALAQNGSLGEGIHEPGGPRRGNSTNRRVRLKNPFYPLTQESYGAYAVMCLSVVIFGTGIIGNLAVMCIVCHNYYMRSISNSLLANLAFWDFLIIFFCLPLVIFHELTKKWLLEDFSCKIVPYIEVASLGVTTFTLCALCIDRFRAATNVQMYYEMIENCSSTTAKLAVIWVGALLLALPEVVLRQLSKEDLGFSGRAPAERCIIKISPDLPDTIYVLALTYDSARLWWYFGCYFCLPTLFTITCSLVTARKIRKAEKACTRGNKRQIQLESQMNCTVVALTILYGFCIIPENICNIVTAYMATGVSQQTMDLLNIISQFLLFFKSCVTPVLLFCLCKPFSRAFMECCCCCCEECIQKSSTVTSDDNDNEYTTELELSPFSTIRREMSTFASVGTHC, from the exons ATGCGAGCCCCGGGCGCGCTTCTCGCCCGCATGTCGCGGCTACTGCTTCTGTTACTGCTCAAGGTGTCTGCTTCTTCTGCCCTCGGGTTCGCCCCTGCGTCCAGGAACGAAACTTGTCTGGGGGAGAACTGTTCATCTACAGTGATCCAGCGCCGCGTCAGGGACGTCTGGGGACCAGGAAATTCTGCAAGAGACGTTCTGCGAGCCCGAGCACCCAGGGAGGAGCAGGGGGCAGCGGTGCTTGCGGCGCCCTCCTGGGACCTGCCAGCTGCCCCGGGCCGTGAACCGGCTGCAGGCAGAAGGGCGGAGGCGTCGGCAGCTGGACCCCCGGGACCTCCAACCAGGCCACCTGGCCCCTGGAGGTGGAAAGGTGCTCGGGGTCAGGAGCCTCCTGAAAGTTTGGGGAGAGGGAGCCCCACGGCCCTCCAGCTCTTCCTTCAGAtctcagaggaggaagagaagggtcCCAGAGGCGCTGGCATTTCCGGGCGCAGCCAGGAGCAGAGTGTGAAGACAGTGCCCGGAGCTAACGATCTTTTTTACTGGCCAAGGAGAGCCGGGAAACTCCAAGGTTCCCACCACAAGCCCCCACCCAAGACGGCCAATGGACCGGCGGGGCACGAAGGGCGGACAATTGCACTCCCGGGCCGGGCGCTGGCCCAGAATGGGTCCTTGGGTGAAGGAATCCATGAGCCTGGGGGTCCCCGCCGGGGAAACAGCACAAACCGGCGCGTGAGACTGAAGAACCCCTTCTACCCGCTGACCCAGGAGTCCTATGGAGCCTACGCGGTCATGTGTCTGTCCGTGGTGATCTTCGGGACCGGCATCATTGGCAACCTGGCGGTGATGTGCATCGTCTGTCACAACTACTACATGCGGAGCATCTCCAACTCCCTCTTGGCCAACCTGGCCTTCTGGGACTTTCTCATTATCTTCTTCTGCCTTCCACTGGTCATCTTCCACGAGCTGACCAAGAAGTGGCTGCTGGAGGACTTCTCCTGCAAGATCGTGCCCTATATAGAG GTCGCTTCTCTGGGAGTCACCACTTTCACCTTATGTGCTCTGTGCATAGACCGTTTCCGTGCTGCCACCAACGTACAGATGTACTATGAAATGATCGAAAACTGTTCCTCAACAACTGCCAAACTGGCTGTTATATGGGTGGGAGCTCTACTGTTAGCACTTCCAGAAGTTGTTCTCCGCCAGCTGAGCAAGGAGGATTTGGGGTTTAGTGGCCGAGCTCCAGCAGAAAGGTGCATTATTAAGATCTCTCCTGATTTACCGGACACCATCTATGTTCTAGCCCTCACCtacgacagtgcgagactctggtGGTATTTTGGCTGTTACTTTTGTTTGCCCACACTTTTCACCATCACCTGCTCTCTAGTGACTGCGAGGAAAATCCGCAAAGCAGAGAAAGCCTGTACCCGAGGGAATAAGCGGCAGATTCAACTAGAGAGCCAGATGAACTGTACGGTAGTGGCACTGACCATTTTATATGGATTTTGCATTATTCCTGAAAATATCTGCAACATTGTTACTGCCTACATGGCTACAGGGGTTTCGCAGCAGACAATGGACCTCCTAAATATCATCAGCCAGTTCCTTTTGTTCTTCAAGTCCTGTGTCACCCCAGtcctccttttctgtctctgCAAACCCTTCAGTCGGGCCTTCATGGagtgctgctgctgttgctgtgaGGAATGCATTCAGAAGTCTTCAACGGTGACCAGTGATGACAATGACAACGAGTACACCACAGAACTCGAACTCTCGCCTTTCAGTACCATACGCCGTGAAATGTCCACTTTTGCTTCTGTCGGAACTCATTGCTGA